The sequence below is a genomic window from Carassius auratus strain Wakin chromosome 42, ASM336829v1, whole genome shotgun sequence.
AATTTACTTTGTATAGCGTGTTTCGGGCACATGTATCAAGAAGTTTATGGAATTAAAAAAGTGGAactgaaatcagacatttgaaagcataaaaaatagccgctgaatgaattaaatgtatattttattattgtttggtAGTGTACATTTCACTGTTTGGTGGCTGCGTACCACTTGAGAACATACTGACTTAAATTTGACCATTGAGTAacatatgtagtttttttttttttttttttttttttttgcaaacaatttTGCAAACATGACCTTCTGATTGGCTACATACTGAAATGGGTATTGGCAAAGTTTCTTTATGTAAATGTCTGATTTGAATCATACACAAAGTTACACCGAACATCAGAACAGAACATCAAAAAcctaacaaataaacaacaaaggtAACACACTGATGATCAAAATAAGGGATGTAGAAGAAAAAGAGTACAACTAGCTTGGTTACTCCAAATCCATTTGAGTGGTTACAGAGGAGAAACATCTAGATAGGTAAACTGGTAAAGATAGGTTCAAAGCGTCACCAGACCATGAGCTGTTACATTGCTATTTGAGCAAGACACttataaactcagaaatatatCGATCCAGGATTCTTTTTACTCCTGTGGGATTCAGTCTTTGTGAAGATGGACAGCATGAACTTTGCAGACTCGTTAGGATTGAAAGTAGATGGTAAAATGAGATACTCTCCGGGTTCAAGCTTGAAGAATTTCATCACATGTCTTGCATCGATGAAGTTTCCACTATCTTCCACGGAACGTCTGAAGTAGAAGAAATTGGCCGGAAACTTCTCATCTTTCATCTAAAGAAGAATGAAATATTAtccatttattttacaaatatcatGCAATTTAGTTACTTACAAAGAAAAAACCAATGTGATTGTGGAGTTTAATACTTTTGAGCTTGAATTGTATTGTACTTACCCATGGTGGTATCTGTTAAATTAGAAAAACATGGATGATAAGAATAAGTGGAAAACAAAATGAGTGTATTCAGAGAGGTTTTTCTGTGAGCCCAGTACAGTTTTTGTTAATACTGACCAGATAAACACTGAAGCCGATGGAGTAATTAGAAGCAAGACTTCTGTATCTGTTCTCATGGATCTGAATGAGGGACACCAGTATGTTTTCAAGACACTGGCCACTAGCACATTCCTCATCAAGCTTCTCAATCCTCACCCGAAACTGAGGGTTTGTCCAGAAAGAGTCTACAAGACATCCATTGAATCAGATCTTTGTGGTACATAgagtatacacatatacatgatgcacacatacactcacacacaatgCATATGACCAAAAGTATATAGACACCCAAAAAGCACAGTATGTTTGCTTGTTCAACATTTAAACAATACACCATGGATCATGAATTTCATGTTGCATATGCAGGCTGTatctaatacttttattaataaagtatgtgtactgtatgtgattGTATAAAATGAACACttgcctccctctctctctatacatataTGAGCTATACCTTTATTATTGCTGCAGCCACCAGCTGTAGACCCACATTCCCAACTGCCGTTGTAGCATGTTGTTGACCAGCTGCATTTAGAAGAGCTGTCCAGGAAATCAGGACTGAGGCAGCAAATATCAATGTCTTCAAAGTTTTTGGTGAAGTCCTCCATTGACATCCTGCGGTAAAATATGTGTTATCTTATTAACGTTTCATACGGCAAGAGGTCACATTTGAAACTATAGGTAATGCCATACCAGAACTCTCCATCATTGGCCAAAGAACGACAACTGGTTCGCTCCTTCTCACTCAATTTGTCCCACAGTGAAGAACTGAAATTTGTGCAAAGCATATTCAAATTTTACATGCGGTTgtgctaaataaacaaacagtaaaTTAGTAATGAGTTAatagcagtttttattttatggtaGTATTTTTATAAAAGGATATAGCTGGCTTTTcaatgcacaaaaataaacagcatgcaaaagaaaaaagaaatgcaaataaaGTTAGTAATTATGTCTGCACCCTGTTTGTACATACATGATACGTCATCAGCGCATTACAATACGCTTTTGCAGACAAAGCAAAGATGTAAGGCATTTTTACGGTAATATTTTGTACTTTGTACTGTACTGTTTTCTCACCATTGAATGAGACATGAAGTTATCTGACAGCATAGCATTCAACTCTCCACCAAAGCCATCCCTCATTGTGTCACCAGATAGCCAGTTGTGCACattcatgtgttttggaggaggcgtggctttggagagtgatttgcaggtATCTTATGCTTTTTCCATTGCCATCCTGTCTGAAATCGCCTACCCTACCTATAACCCCCCAGCTGTATTACTTCAAATGGAATAGAGGAGGAGATGGGGAGGTGGAGGTATAATAGAGGAATTGTCGCTGGACGGCTCAGTTACTGCTTCTTATCTACGATTAAAATGATGATTGACAGGACTGAATGATTAGGCTCCTCCCAAAACTTATTCTTATCTTAAATTATCATACagaattttgtcattttaacaggCTGGAAATGTACATTTAAAGAGCCCATCCCAATACTATGCAAAAACTATTTTGCTCATCGTGCTTTTTTTCCACACAGAAAAAATGATGTCAGTACTGAACTGGCTTTTGTTTGATAAAGGGAAAGCCTATTACAAAGGAATGACTCAATGCAACTTGCCACAAAAGATGACTAATAGgtaattcatttataatatttaattaatgatgGTTGGCAAATTCCAATGATATGAATGATAGTGACCGTTGGTGATGTAACTTGGTGACGTTGATTTTTCTTGGTTGGTTGGTTGTAACGACAAATTTCAGGTCTTCAAtacacacaaaactcaagtattgtcattattaaaaattttataaaattgtaatattgtgaaggAGCCAtagaaaaatgaattaatttgaaattcAGATTTGTATACATCGTATTTTAtcttatatataatacatatgacAGGGACACGAAGATCGAAAGCTACATTTAGTTTTAAAGATCTGCTGTTTGTAACCTAACCAGCTAGCTTTAAGTGGCtaagcattattattatcattaatattcatatattcatcaaTTATGCAGTGTTATAAACAAACAATGTCACTTGATCAGTGTTGATCAGTCTATATAGTTTCATGTGAATCTTACTTGTCACTCCAGGCACCGTTCCACTCGCCCATTCCCCACGGATTCAACACTCTCACCAGCCTCACTGGTTTTCCTTGGCATGTTACCTGTTACACCATGACAAGACAAATTTAATTCAAACTGCTTTTGATAAAACTCTTTAAACCCTTATCATGGATTGCTATTATTCTGTTGGATGTAACCCAAACTCAGAATACGACATATAGGTTTTTTACCAggatcattatgaaataaacttTTACCGCAGGGCTAAACTGCCTGCACACAATGCTTTGAGTTAAATTATGGACAACAAATTATTTCAAGAAACTACTCTTGCACAATCCCAAATTTGACAAGATATACAAGTGAAAGAGTACAAAGGACATACAGTACCAAAGGGTGGAGCTCATATGTAGCTTAAGGCAATTAGAGCAATGATTAAAAGAAGAACAAAGCGAGCCTGTCAATATGAAAGGATTATACTTTTTATAGAACAAGAGTATTATCTGTGTAACTCAAAATCAAGATCAAAACAAGACAGGTTTCAGGACAGAGCCTTGGGGACACTACATGGGAAagataaaaagttaaaagttttaaaacaaaatcttTAAGTTGTCAAGTAAAACAGTGATGTTTCTATGGTGGACAaactcagaatatatatatatatatgtacaagtATTTTTGTCATGGAATTGTCAAAGGAATCTTTCTAACTAGAAACTGACATTAAAAGCTATGAAATCGGATGGCACTTACCTTAAAAACCCCCGTCACTGTATATGCATGGCCCTGAACAATACCATTAGGTAATACATTCTCAGATTTTTCCTGatatgttatgaaaaaaaaaagatgcattgtatCAATAATGCTGCCAAACTGAAATTTGTAGCAGGAATTAAAAAAgctttgttttatgtattattaatgcTCAACACTGTACCTGTTCAGTATGATACATTGTAAAAATGTTCACtgtattcatttagatttagttagacttcaaaaatcaaatactGGTTTAGATGATCAAGATGATAATATCTGTTAGAGTAATGATAGATCAAGCCTGAGGTCACAGCTTACCCCCGCATGGGTATTGCAGGCCATCAGAGCCTTTGCTTTGTCTGCACGGTCCATCATGCTCCACAAATCAATAGTTGCTTTTTGTAGATCATAGCACACATGGACGCCACCGGTGAAGTCTAGCAGAGCCTCAGACACTTGACCAGCATTCATGTCAGCATAGGAGCCACACACCCTATTAAAGGCATTCTAAATATTAAGTATACAGTACACTACATTGGACCAAACATGCTGATGGAATACTCAaatttttgatgattataaaaTTACTGTTGTATCAGTGacaatgaaaaattataaatgctTCCATGTGTAAGATAACTTTAAAATGAAGTTACATAAAAAAGCCATAATGGTGAAATCATTTCATGTTCAACAAACAAAAATTTGATGctataaaatttttttaaaaattaaaatccaCAACGTACTGGCACCTACTTGGCATACGCTTTCTCCAGTAAGGCAGGCCAAAACTCattagatgtttttgaaagaacaaaAATGAGTTCGCCATTGATTGTTGGAAGTTTGTCATCAATGACAACATCGATCCATTTCCCAAACCGCCAGAactatacaaaataaacacaacctTAGGCTGAAGGACTGATGTGATTTTAAACAGTATTCAGTTATACTGAAAAGACCAAAGTACTCACTCTGAAGTGAAATATCCCTGCATAATCTTTGTCAAATGACTGGTCAGTTGGCATGACCTGGTCCATGATGTCCTTTTGAAATGTTAAAGCCCCAACTGAAGCAAGAAACCAGCAGTTACCTGAAATAAAAGCACAAACAAAAATAGATCTTTCAATGAGTCTACCAAAGGCTTTCTGATGTACATACATTGACATCATTTACAGGGTTGATAACATGCCTACTGGAGTATGtatagaaatacataaataaacttacctAAATAACATCCTTGGGAATAGTCAAACCTGGAAACCCCCTGGACAATAAGCTGAGGGTCTGTTACTATTTCCTAAACAGTGAAAATACAATGACATTTGGGGAATACTAGAAAAATACTTTTAGATTCATAAAATGCACTCCGGGTCTGCTTTCAAGACACCTGAGATATCTTTACACTATTGTAAATTAGAATTGTTTGGAAATACGACAGGTGAACCTGTTCTGATGAGCCTTCAGAGATATCATGCAATATTTTGGCAATGATTCTTTCAAACAACTTACTGAAAGTCTGAAGATAGAAAGTCAATAAAGTAACTTACTGATGGCCTCAACCATTTGATTTGGTGCAGATCCAGTTTAAGTTTCTTCTTCGGGTCAATGGAGCTGCTGTCTGGAGGGAACTTGTCATCATCAAATCTCTTTTTTTTGGTGATGCAGCTCTTCCGCAGCTCCTGGTAGTCCTGATCCAAGAATTTCAAAGGGTCGTGGAGAGTGCCCGTGTTGTCTTTTGTGGGTAATTCATATCTTGGTTTCTTGTTTGCATGAGGTGGAGGCATTTTTTCGTTTCCCCTTTTTTCAGTTGTAAAAATCTAATTCTTATGATCAACTATGATGAAAAACAGATAAAGGTGTCACGTCTGGCGAGATGTCACAGCACTGTCATGCTAGGTTTTGTTTTCAAAGACCTAAAAGATAACGGACTTGTTTGGCTTGTTTGGGAGTGTAACCTTGTCAATTTGACAGACATATCTTGATAATTATTCAGAGGCATACAATAAAATCAGTGGATAAATTCAATTTTGAAGATACAATTAATATTCTTTACCTTCAAAGGTATAACAACTCACCTAAATGAGCAGCCTTCTCCCACTAGATTTGACTTGTTCTGACTGGATTTCTGTTCTCAGACTGAATGATGTTTTCAGGAAGTgtgcagtgttttgttttgcactGTACGTTACTGCACAAATATATAATCCATTGCGTGATCTGAAGGAGTTCCAAAATTCCTCCCACCACTGTTACACAACTGCATAACAGTAAATTCAGCCATACATAGACTATAACTATATATACAGAAACCCAAGCTGTTTATATATTCGCAATCCTCATTTTCGAGGAGTCTTGATACGAGCCCATAAACCACCAAACCCAGTCTATGTATCAGTCTAAAtgaatatgcggtttatttagaTCATATTTAGTGTAGAAGAGATCTCATTCAATGTCATGACAGGTGTATTATTTCTCCTGTGGGATTCAGTCCTTAAGAAGATGGACAGAATGAATTTTGTAGACTCATTAGGATTGAAAGTAGATGGTATAATGAGATACTCTCCTGGTTGTCTTGCTTGGGTAAATTTCTCACTAGCTTCCAGAggatgtttattgtatatagggGTGCACcgatatatatcggccgatgattaatgcgcaTTTAGTCAGTAAAGGTTCATCAGGTGCATTAATTCATATAGAGTAGccgttactacacagagccgttgttaattgAGTAGGTGTGCAAATACATTAATTATCACCAttgatttgcgcagcttctcagttaacaacggctccgtgtagtaacgGCTGCTCTATGTGAATTCACGCACCTGATGGTGTTTACcactgattagaaaaccggctttactgagtaaatgcgcattaatcatcggccgatatatatcaGTGCTCCCCTATCTACAATAAACATCCTTAACACATGAAGATTTCACTCACTCTCATTGTAGATACATACATTTATTCCTGGGACGCCCACCAGTTGTAGTCCCAACATCCCAGCTGCCGTAATAGCTTGTGGAAATCCATCTGCATTTAGAAGAACTGTCCAGAAAATGTAGGACTGAGGCAGCGCCCCTAAAGTTTTCAGTGAAGTCCTCCATTGACATCCTACAGTAAAGTATGTGTTACTGCCTAACAGAACTTCCCCTCAATGGCCAAAGAATGATATTTGGTTTGGTCACTTGCACTCGCATTGTTCCATAATGATGACCTGAAAATTATGCAAAAACATATATTCCAATATTATATTGGATTTTCTCATATAGCATAATCATACTGGCTGtgcagataactcaatccagtaGTGTGACTAAGAGTATATTCTCTACCAGGGATATATCACTGGAAATAAAATGACACCTTTGAACCTGAATATATTTGTGTAGTAATTTAAAGGAATGTTTATCTAACAGCAAGGATTGATGGACTGAGAGTTTGCTTAGAACAGtccatttaattatatttaatttttataattataataaagactGTTTTCATTTTAGCAGACTGTAATGTTTTACACTGACCATGCTACAAAACATCACATAAatacatatgttttatttttaaaatatgatgtttgtgcttttgttctattttttccCCACCAAAAACAATGATTTCTTAGAACGATGATGACACTAAAGAATTGTCCTTTTCTCATTATAAAGGAGAGGTTATAACAAAGACTGACAAAGGCAACCTGTAAACAAAAGACAACAAAAGCTGAATGCTGATGGTATAAATGACAGTGTCGTCGGTGATATGACTCATGCAAAGAAACCAACAAACACTGTTAGTGTGAACGCCTTTTAACAGAACTCcaaatcccaaaaaataaaaaattaataataataataataataataaactgattaccaattattcattattataatattaattaacaaaataaaacataacagaatattttcaaataaagtttAGAGTCAACATGATGTCAAAAATGTGAAAACTTTGACCCACTGTTCacttatttgtgaaaaaaataaattcataaattaccTGATTTCTGAGCTTTAAGGAGTCATAttatgcaatttcaagttttcctttctctttggagttccaaaagaggacacaactaaaaATCAGTGGTTAAATGGTTAGTTCTCCCGAGgatgaaaatttgtccatcttctactgaccctcgaagcatcctaggtggatgggactttcctctttcagaataatccaatcgaagttatattaaaaattatctttgctcttccaagcctttcagtggaggttaagcaggtgtttgttttcaaCTATTCAGAAGACGTGAAAACAGTgcacacatctgtaataaaacatccctccggggggtgaataaagtccCCGTTTGTTCTCTTTCCACTCGTCACTAACCATGCAGAGCTGATGAACTACAGTACATGCATGTCTTCAGgttccccacagtcagcagaagtgagaagaaagtgtttattacacttgaaatctggatatttatcttacaaataaatgtattggaTGCAGGGTCTTTATTTACCCCGAGAGCCATGTGACAGACGTTTCATTTGATgcgcacactttatttcatgtcttctcaacagttgacaacaaacacccacttaccCCCAATTAATTTCCTGCAATAATCTGTATAGAAAATATTATAAGCTATAATATTCCCCATTGTAAATTGGGCTTAAGTAAGGCAATAATTTTGAACACTAGCTGGTTTTtgtacttgctcaaatattgattttggatcatttttaaccaaaaaggttatggactgcagctttaagttttaAGAAATTGTGAAAGATTTCCATTAATCAAAAACAGTTCCACTATAAAATGCAACGACATACCATCCCTAAAGTAATACAATCAATGACTCAGAATGACAATGGGCAAAACTATTCCTCCTGTAAAGGAGGCTGAAACAACACAATCAATCACACAGTCAATCCTTGCCAGCTCTAACAGAAGAGCTGATATGATGGTGGAAACTGCCAAAACAAGACATGACCATACACCGCCGCCCAGCCCAAATCCCAAGAAAGTCAAATCAAAGGCGAAAGACAAAGTTAAACGAACAGACGAAATAACAAATGGAGTGATTTTCGATGCAGTTCAAACTAGTCAAGAGATTTGACGAGCAATATCAGCGActgaaaataattgaaaagaCAATGGAGGAAAACGCTCACACAGTTATTAAGAATAAACGGCAAactgaaaaagaaagttgctgacTTGAGGAAATAAGAAAACATCTCACTGAGATAGTTGTGTTTGTAGCATGCCAGGTACAAAAGAAGATCTCAGACTGATCAGTCTTCCGGAAAAGGAAAAATAAGACACAAGAGAAATGGTGATTGGAATTCTTAACCGGGTGATTCCATGGTCAATGGAGAAGCTCCGGCAGTCGGTGGATACCATACAAACAAGGCCAGTGATCATCCAGTTTGCAATGCGTGCTGTGCGTGATTAAGTGTGGCAAAAATCAAGAGAGGCAAGAGTGTTTAAAGAGATGAACATCCAATTCAAAAAAGACTTTTCACTGCGAAGCTCTTGCTAAATTGTGGCCAGCAGGAGACTGTCCATTTTTGCCTGCTGcgttcatttttctttttgattgTTTGAGTTGTGTATTgtgtttagttgttgttgtttttttgaataatttagtTGCTTGACTTATTTGTTGGTTTGAGGTTTTCTAGTTTGTGGGTATGTTAACTAAAACTGGGTAATTGATCGTTAGAACTTGGATTGGAGCTGTGATTGCTGGTCTGACATTACCCCCAGAGActagttaaaataaaccaatgagTCCTGTTAGACTAGTTCTGGGAATAGGAGGTaggtaaatatttgtatttaattatagtTCTGTTTTGTTAGTTCTAGGTAGGGAGTGACTGTCATCCATGTACTTTTGTTATTAATTAGGGTAATTTATATTGGGCGGTGGATATGCTGAGGTTTGCggttttatttctgcattttctgTTTGATAGTTAGATTAGTTGAATTGGGGTCAAGTTATCAGGGTTGTTTGTGCTTttgattatttctttgttttggcATTACTCAATTGCCCTACTTTTTCCCCATAGTTTCTTAAGTCATTTTCTGCTAATCTGCACCTctcaaaataaatagatttagcCTTTGAAGATCATTGCCTATTGTCGGATCTTGTTGGATTTTCATGGTTTGCCCCAGTGCCAGTCGTTTCTCATTTAAATGTTACGAAGTTACGAaacacccaaaaaaaaaatcaagcacatagattttctatggggttaaggtcaggcgagtttgctggccaattaagaataGGGATACCATGGTCTTTACACCAGGTATTGGAAGCTTTGGcagtgtgtgcaggtgccaagtcctgttggaaaatgaaatctgcatctccataaagttggtcagcagcaggaagcatgaagtgctctaaaacttcctggtatactgctgtgttgaccttggacctcagaaaacacagtggaccaacaccagcagatgacacagcaccccaaaccatcactgactgtggaaactttaccctggacctcaagcaacgtggattgtgtgcctctcctctcttcccccagactctgggaccctgattaccaaaggaaatgcaaaatgtacttttgtcAGAGAACTTCTTGAAGTACTGACTCcagttgcagtccactctttgtgaagctcccccacatttttgaatgggttttgtttcacaatcctctccagggtgcagttatccctattgcctgtacactttttctaccacatcttttccttcccttctcttctctattaatgtgcttggactcagagctctgtgaacagccagtctcttttgcaatgaccttttgtgtcttgtcctcctgttgcaaggtgtcaatggtcgactgtcaggatcttggtaggggaggaactcaggtgcagactgggattctcaaacaaagggtttattacaaaaaggggaaacaaaaacccacaaggggggaaacacggagcaaggtaaagactaaataactaaaacaggactggactgacaagataaacaaggactctaaatactaactataaacaaacactcacggtaatacaaacacttcttaaggaacaatcacagagtggaacgatcacaatcacaggtacaatcacGAATAAtgaacacatatgaggtacacaaatcacaatgaaccgacgcaggacagagcacactaggagatctaaatagggggaacaattaagacacgacaggtgttacagataggacaatcacgacacgactaggataacaaggggggcggggcaagggaacgagacaacacaagcacatggcccaaagacaaggccatgcgcttgtacacaaaacatgggtctgtcatgatcctgcctcaagactaggaaaaatcaaggacacgagggcagaatcatgacagaacccctcccttaaggagcggcttccagacgctcctcaagggaacatcaaacacgggacacgactgacatgacagactgggacacagacacaaaccaacaggacatgacaaataacaacaaaggcaaacatgagtacacaacggcagggttggggtgacaaatcaaaaaaaacaaacagggaaggggagggggcgggaccacaaagttcatgggggacagaccagggcgggtgggtggggtaggaatcctaggaggacaggacgaaggctgacggcggggggtacgggcaggtctgggtggtgaggggcggggaggggtctcgggacaactgacaggggacatgacaggaccagacaagggacgcgggacaacacttacgggacgcggggcaagacttacgggacgcggggagacgacatctactggacacggggcaacatctactggacacggggggaccacaggacacggggggacattaacgggacacggggggacattaacgggacacggggggacatcaacggctggacacttgggacttctggggacagggtcaggggacaagacaggactgacggggatttctaaaatttggacaagacgggacaaataatcagaaaaggctttagcagctaggataattggcatctccttatgagatgagaccgactgtacaagagtctttgctgcggAGTcagccgcggctctctcctccgctctcacgactgccgacttgaatacggctttcttctttgccgcctcgggcacgccagcgctcaccgccgctggctcgggcacgcccaacgccgctggctcgggcacgccagcgctcaccgctgctggctcgggcatgc
It includes:
- the LOC113060506 gene encoding calpain-1 catalytic subunit-like codes for the protein MPPPHANKKPRYELPTKDNTGTLHDPLKFLDQDYQELRKSCITKKKRFDDDKFPPDSSSIDPKKKLKLDLHQIKWLRPSEIVTDPQLIVQGVSRFDYSQGCYLGNCWFLASVGALTFQKDIMDQVMPTDQSFDKDYAGIFHFRFWRFGKWIDVVIDDKLPTINGELIFVLSKTSNEFWPALLEKAYAKVCGSYADMNAGQVSEALLDFTGGVHVCYDLQKATIDLWSMMDRADKAKALMACNTHAGEKSENVLPNGIVQGHAYTVTGVFKVTCQGKPVRLVRVLNPWGMGEWNGAWSDNSSLWDKLSEKERTSCRSLANDGEFWMSMEDFTKNFEDIDICCLSPDFLDSSSKCSWSTTCYNGSWECGSTAGGCSNNKDSFWTNPQFRVRIEKLDEECASGQCLENILVSLIQIHENRYRSLASNYSIGFSVYLIPPWMKDEKFPANFFYFRRSVEDSGNFIDARHVMKFFKLEPGEYLILPSTFNPNESAKFMLSIFTKTESHRSKKNPGSIYF